ATGTGGCCTTCACCAGAAAGGACCGGCTGGGCGCATCGGCCTGAGGCACAATTTGATCGACAACCGCTTCAACGGTGCGGTTCAACGCATCGATCTGCACCTGCAGACGGTCGCCAACTTTTAGATTGACCGCCAGTTTTTCCAGCACGGGAGCTTCCAGCCGCAACGATGCCGCGTCATAAATGACCAGCAAAGGCTGACCGGGCCGAGCCGTATCGCCCGGTTCGGCCAGCCGGTCGACGACTCGACCGGCCTTCGGTGCCGTGATGGTTGTGTACGCCAGAATGATCTTTGCTTCGTCGATGGCCTGCCTTGCCTGAGATTCCTTAGCCGTGGCCACATCCAATTGAGCTTTGCGAGCATCAAAGTCAGATTGAGTTCCCACCTTGCGTTTCAGCAGTTCGGCCGCGCGTTCGAAATCGACGGCGGCCTGTTTGCGACTGGCAGTTGCCGCCAGCAATGCCTGCTCCGCCTGCTGTACGCGAGCCTCCATTTCGTCGCTGTCGAGCTGGATCAATACGTCGCCAGCCGCGACCAGATCTCCGGCCGAAACGTTGATCGACTTTATATCGGCCAACACACGCGCAGAAACTTCAGTCCGACTGGCGGCTTTCAGGGTTCCGACTGCTTCTTCGATGTAGTCTTTGTTGATCTCATGGACAACGTCCGTCGGCCGATCACCCAGCGTCGGACGGTCGACATCAGCACGTCCAGGTTCAATCTTGTCTGTAAACGCCCCCGACAGCCACGCGATGACCGCGACCAGCAGCCCAAGCCCGACAGCAGCAGGCAGGACAGTGCGAACGAACATCCGCAGAACTGACATGAACTTATCCATCGCAATGGCCACCATTCTCTAATGACAGCCCAAACTGTTGGGAAACATGATCGATAAGCCTGCTAAGGTTTAGAAGCCTCAACGGGCTGCGCGGCGGCGTCAAGAAAAACCTGATCCAGTTCCTTCAGCCGCGTTTCTTCCGCCTTCGAGACTTTGCCGATCCCCAGAATTCCGCCAGCCGCTTCTGCGACTTTGCGAGAGCGAATCATCGCTGCGTCGTGCAGTTTGCGGAAGGCGCTGACGGACAGAGTTGGCTGGACTGCATGGATGAAGTCTGACCACGCTTTAAACAGAGTGGCAGACGGCGGTGTCTTGAGCCAAACTCTGAGCAGTTCGTATGACGGCGTCTCCTCTGCGATTCCCTCCTGATCGGCGGCTTTCAGAACAGCGGCCCGTTCTGTGGTTTCCACAAATCCGTTTGCCCACGCAACATGAACGGCCGGAAACAAGGTCAAAGCGAGCAGAGATTGAGAAGTAATCTGCGCTTCGACTAA
This DNA window, taken from Fuerstiella marisgermanici, encodes the following:
- a CDS encoding efflux RND transporter periplasmic adaptor subunit, with amino-acid sequence MSVLRMFVRTVLPAAVGLGLLVAVIAWLSGAFTDKIEPGRADVDRPTLGDRPTDVVHEINKDYIEEAVGTLKAASRTEVSARVLADIKSINVSAGDLVAAGDVLIQLDSDEMEARVQQAEQALLAATASRKQAAVDFERAAELLKRKVGTQSDFDARKAQLDVATAKESQARQAIDEAKIILAYTTITAPKAGRVVDRLAEPGDTARPGQPLLVIYDAASLRLEAPVLEKLAVNLKVGDRLQVQIDALNRTVEAVVDQIVPQADAPSRSFLVKATLPRTDDLYEGMFGRLLIPAGVRRHLCLARNAIQEIGQLEFVNVVRDDETLERRMIRTGRLGVPGRVEVLSGVKAGERVVLRTRETNQLESASQDTSP